Proteins from a genomic interval of Corythoichthys intestinalis isolate RoL2023-P3 chromosome 3, ASM3026506v1, whole genome shotgun sequence:
- the LOC130913019 gene encoding chemerin-like receptor 1, with translation MENFNYEDFYNYTYEEVLMPHEASVFEHKSSCPGNVLCVSLLVINAVQFVLGFCGNALVIWISGFKMKKTVNTTWYLSLAISDFVFCTFLPFIIINMAMEKWIFGFFLCKFTSSVLFLNMFSSIFLLVIISIDRCVSVIFPVWSQNHRTVRKASLLVVLAWVLAIGLSLPSAVFRDVQSQMGRSICYNNYTSPQTHKIIAMSRFVAGFVVPFVVISICYSVIILKLRMNRMTKSSKPFKVMTALIATFFICWLPYHVFILLEINHQHFSQDVLKAGQQIGTTLVAANSFLNPVLYVFMGNDFKQSCKSSLMSKMENAMGDEGRTISRYLSRSSSVDAKLSTHI, from the coding sequence ATGGAAAATTTTAATTATGAAGACTTCTACAACTATACTTACGAGGAGGTCCTCATGCCTCACGAGGCAAGTGTCTTCGAGCACAAATCCAGCTGCCCGGGGAACGTCCTTTGCGTCTCTCTGCTGGTGATCAACGCGGTCCAATTTGTGCTGGGATTTTGCGGCAACGCCTTGGTCATCTGGATCTCTGGATTCAAGATGAAGAAAACGGTCAACACCACGTGGTACCTGAGCCTGGCCATCTCCGACTTTGTCTTCTGCACATTTCTGCCTTTCATCATCATCAATATGGCGATGGAGAAGTGGATCTTTGGATTCTTTTTGTGCAAGTTTACCAGTTCCGTGCTGTTCCTCAACATGTTCAGCAGCATCTTCCTCCTGGTCATCATCAGCATCGACCGATGCGTGTCCGTCATCTTTCCCGTCTGGTCCCAGAATCACCGCACTGTACGAAAGGCTTCCCTCCTCGTCGTCCTCGCTTGGGTTCTCGCCATCGGTCTCAGTCTTCCCTCTGCTGTCTTCCGCGACGTTCAGAGTCAAATGGGAAGGAGCATTTGCTACAACAACTACACGTCGCCGCAGACTCATAAAATAATTGCCATGAGCCGCTTTGTGGCAGGCTTTGTCGTGCCTTTCGTCGTGATCAGCATTTGCTATTCGGTCATTATCCTCAAACTTCGTATGAACAGAATGACCAAATCGTCGAAACCCTTTAAAGTCATGACGGCGCTCATCGCTACTTTCTTCATCTGTTGGTTGCCCTACCATGTGTTCATCCTGCTCGAGATAAACCACCAACACTTCAGTCAAGATGTCCTAAAAGCCGGACAACAAATCGGAACCACTCTGGTGGCAGCCAATAGTTTCCTCAACCCGGTGCTCTACGTGTTCATGGGGAATGACTTCAAACAAAGTTGTAAGAGCTCCTTGATGTCAAAGATGGAGAACGCCATGGGAGACGAAGGTCGCACCATTAGCCGCTATCTGTCCAGGTCCAGCTCGGTAGACGCCAAGCTTTCCACACACATTTAA